The Ascidiaceihabitans donghaensis genome includes the window CTTAGCGCCATTCGGCATTGCGGGCATTCCATCTGTCACGGTTGAGGGCGAAGTGCGCAGGGCCGCATGGCGCATTTCCTCACCGGGGCTGACACCGCTGCAAGTGCTGGCGCCCTTGCGCGAACAATTGGTCGACGCGGGCTACGAGGTCGCGCTGGATTGCACGCAAAACACCTGCGGGGGGTTTGATTTCCGGTTTGCCACCGAAGTTTTACCTGCGCCCAACATGTATGTGAATATCCGCGCCTACCGCTTCTTGGCAGCGCATCTTGGCCCGGTCAGTGCGCCAAAAAACGTGGTGGGTCTGTTTGTAAGCACATCTGAAACCGTGGCCCATGTACAAGTTATTCAGGCGGGTGACATCGCAAGCAAAACGTCGGTGCAAGCCACAGGGCAAATTCCCGAACCTGTTTTGAACACCGCTTTAACCGCCCCGGAAGGGATAGACAGTCTGGTCGCAAAAGGATCGCTTGTCCTGACAGAGCTGGATTTTGCCACAGGCACATCTGATCTTGGGGCCGGACCCTTTCCAATCCTTGCAGATCTGGCAGGTTTACTGGCGCAACGCAGCGACATTCGGATGGCCCTTGTCGGGCACACAGATTCCGTGGGCGGCCTGACCGGAAACATCGCGCTGTCTAAAAAACGCGCCCAATCCGTGCGGCAACGACTGATTGAAGCACATGGCGTGGATCCCGCGCGGCTGGATGCAGAAGGCATGGGATATTTAGCGCCTGCCGCCACCCACCTGACCAAAGAAGGCCGCGAAACAAACCGGCGGGTCGAAGCGATTGTTCTGCCTGCGGGGTAAGATTTTCTGCTGATAGCCCTTTGCATCCGAGACATGAAAAAACCCCGGTGCTGCAACACCGGGGCCAGTTTGTTCTCTTCCTTGGGGAGGACGGAAAAGAAA containing:
- a CDS encoding OmpA family protein, whose amino-acid sequence is MIRALALLALLCAPAPAAFALDLSLPANARLTAERNSKLDGYTLPLAPFGIAGIPSVTVEGEVRRAAWRISSPGLTPLQVLAPLREQLVDAGYEVALDCTQNTCGGFDFRFATEVLPAPNMYVNIRAYRFLAAHLGPVSAPKNVVGLFVSTSETVAHVQVIQAGDIASKTSVQATGQIPEPVLNTALTAPEGIDSLVAKGSLVLTELDFATGTSDLGAGPFPILADLAGLLAQRSDIRMALVGHTDSVGGLTGNIALSKKRAQSVRQRLIEAHGVDPARLDAEGMGYLAPAATHLTKEGRETNRRVEAIVLPAG